In Serinicoccus marinus DSM 15273, the genomic stretch CGACCGCCCGGGCGGTCACCACCGGCGCCGACAGCACCCCGGCGAGCTCCTCGGCCCGCCCCCGGTGCACGCGCACGTTGGGCAGCCCCAGGTCCGCCGTGGTGCGCTCCAGCCAGGTCGTCCGGCGGAGCAGCGGCTCCACGAGATCCACCCACAGGTCCGGTCGGGCGATCGCAAGCACGATGCCAGGGAGGCCCGCTCCGGACCCGAGGTCGATGACCGAGGACCCCTGGTCCAGCAACTCACCGAGCACGGCGCAGTTCACCAGGTGACGGTCCCACAAACGCTCGGCCTCACGGGGGCCGATGAGGCCGTGCTCGATGCCCGTGGTGGCCAGCAGGTCGGCATACTCCGCAGCGAGGGTGAGCCTCGACCCGAAGACCTCCCGCGCCTGTGGAGGAGGCTCGGGTGCATGGCGGGGCGCGCCCATGCAGCGGTCAGTCGGCCGGCAGGACGACGACGTAGCGAGAGGGCTCGGTACCCTCCGACTCCGAGCGCAGACCGGCTGCCAGGACCTCGTCGTGGACGACCTTGCGCTCGAAGGCGGTCATCGGCTCCAGCTCCCGACGCTGACCGGTGTCGCGCACCTGCGCGACCGCCTCCTGCGCCTCGGACACCAG encodes the following:
- the rsmG gene encoding 16S rRNA (guanine(527)-N(7))-methyltransferase RsmG; the protein is MGAPRHAPEPPPQAREVFGSRLTLAAEYADLLATTGIEHGLIGPREAERLWDRHLVNCAVLGELLDQGSSVIDLGSGAGLPGIVLAIARPDLWVDLVEPLLRRTTWLERTTADLGLPNVRVHRGRAEELAGVLSAPVVTARAVASLDKLVGWSVPLLEEGGRLLALKGEAAERELEEAAPMLRRRRVDTSRLHVLAEGTPAGPVRVVEVVRPVDAPASRSGAPRSGARRSGRRRQTR